TCTACCAGCGAGCCGATGGTGGGCTGGCGGGCCTGGGACTTGAGATGCGACCAACGCGCCTCAGGCGGCACCCAGAAGATACCTTCCGCCCGATACTCATCCGGGTCTTCAGGATCGGCGCCCTGGGAGATCTCAGCTTCGAGCTGCGCGTACTTCTCCTCGAAAGCATCGGAGATGTACTTGAGGAAGATCAGACCCAGAACGACGTGCTTGTACTCGGCGGCGTCCATGCTGCCGCGCAGAGCATCGGCGGTCCGCCAAAGCTCGGCCTCAAGCCCGGCATTGGTGGCTGTGCCGTTTCCGGTTGCTTTGTTTACGCTCCCGCCCTCGGCTCGCATCCCCTCTAGGGGATCTTGATTAGCACTCAATCTATACCCAAACCATTTTGCGCAGCATAGATCTTTGTAAGTTCACACCACTCAACCAGTACGGGAAATAGCAGCAAACTCTTGATAATCGAACCTTCTTCTTCTCTTATAGTCTTCAGCAAGCCGCGTAGCTCAAAATAGTTCAAGAGCTCTTCGTGTCTCTTCCCACCTTACCGCAGACCGTTCAGTATACGTACTAGCCAACCCTCAGACCAGCCGTGATCCACCCGATTCCGAGTCTCGGATAATTATTCGATACCAGGAGTCTAGACCTTTAGCATCCACCGCTATAGGTCGGAAGCCATGCCCGGCGATAACCACTACGCCGCTACCAGTCCCCGGGATGAAAACGGTCTCAAGCCCCCCGCTCTGCCCCCGACCTTGCTGACCGGAGAAGTATCGGCGTTGATCTAGACTCTCTATTCCGGACATCTTTTTATGCCAAGCCATAGTATATCTGGCGATACTATCGAGAAGCGATCAGTATCTCAGTAGCAAGTCGGCAATGCAGGGTAGGCTTCATAAACGTGAGCTTATTGGCAGGTCCCTACCTTCGATAGCAGCCGGCCGCGGCGACCCACGCCCGGGCTATGATGTCATCGGATCAGTTCGTTCCATTCAGCAACTCGAACTCGGCCACGAGCAGGTCATGGTCGCTCTCCAGATACTTCTCGTCAGTGGCGAAGGCTACGGACTCGTCGTTCGGGATCTTGTTGTGAACCTCCGGTCCTCGGTAGCGGGTCCGAGAGGCCACAGGAGGCGAGCAGGTGGTCCAGCATCCGTTTCTGCCCACGGTGGAACAGCGTATAGCGGGTGGGCTCGGGGATGCTCCGCTCACAAGGAACCATGACCCTCGCAGCGAGACCGGCATTGCCTGTCTCCTCGACGTCGCCTTGGATCGCCTTTACCGGGGCTTCCTCCGGTCGGCGTTGAGGTCGCCGCACACGGAGATGAAGGCATTCTCGTCGGCGTCGAAGATCTCGCCTATCAGCATGCGAGTCTCCAGAACCTGCCCCACCCACTTCTTCGAGGAGGGGAAGAACCCCTCGGCCCAGCCGACGACCGTCTTTCAGGTGTAAAAGTCCTTCTTCTGTACCTCGATGGGCGTCGGGATGCGGCTCTTGAGGTGCAGGTTTATAACGCTCAGCGTTTTGCCCCCGCCCAGCTCGACGGTGGCGCGCAGGATCGGACGCTCATAGCCAACCTCGTCGGCCTCCTCCTGCGCGTTCACTTCCTGCAAGCACAGAGCGTCCGCATCCAGCAGCCGCCGCAACTGGAGACGCATCACCTCGATGCGAGCCTCCAGAGTAGGTCCGCTCTCATCGGAGGGCATTTCGTCGAGATTCTCCAGGTTGCAAGTGGCGATACGCAGCTTCTCAGACATTCTCCCTTCCGCGCCGCTCCGCGTCCAATGCTCGTGCGCTCGACGCTGCCCTATCGTTCGGGCGCATCGTAAATGTGTAACGCCCGCTCGCGACAATATACCGAAGCGGCCGCAGCGGGTCCGAAGCACGGTCCTTTCGCCCCGAGAAGTTTGAGCTTTTTGTTAAACTCAGTTTAATAACTGCCGGGAGGTGATGTATGGCCGAGAAGCGTCAGCTAAAGAGGATCGGGGGCTCGCTGATGGTCAGCCTGCCGCCGGAGGCCCTCGCGGGGGCGAGGCTCTCCGAGGGCTCCGAGGTACGGGTAAGAACCGAAGCTGGTCAGGTGATTTTGGAGCCCGTTGCGCCAGCCCCTTCTGATGATCTGGTGGCTTTCGCCGAGAGGTTCATGGACCGTTACGAAGCGGCTTTCCGCGAGCTCTCCGACAGGTAGAGTTTGGAGGGAGTACGGCCGACGGTCGGAGAGGTGCTTTTTCTGCACTCGGTCGTGATCGGCACCCACGGGGGCTCAGAGGGAGTCAGGGACGTAGGGGCGCTTGAGGCTGCGGTCCATAGGCCATGGGGCGCGTCGTTCGGTCGGGAGCACTTTGAGAGCGCGTGGAGCAGGGCTGCGGCGCTGACAGAGAGCATTATCAAGCGGCATCCGTTTGTGGATGGCAATAAACGCACTGGGGTGTTTGCCGGAGTGAGGCTTCTGGATCTGGCAGGCTATGAACTCGTGGCTACGGACGAGGAGTTGGTACGGCTAGCTGTCGGGGTAGCGGAAAGGAAGATGGACATAGAGAAGATCTCACAGTGGTTTGCCGACCACACCGCGGCGAATCAGTAGCAGACGAGAGCCGGGGGGCCATCAAGAGCGAGGTCGCGCGAAGCGCGGGTGAGCCACCAACATTCATGCTTTCCGGCGTACGGCGCAGTTCCTCCGATTTCCACGGGCTGACGGCCGGATCTCTGTCCGGCCGCCGCTCGCGGTTATTGGTTTTCAGTATTCGGACGGTAACAGCAGGCAAGTGCTCGACCTGTCGGACTCGGTGTATGTTATGTGGAGTTAGGCATGAGCTAGTAACGCTAGCCCTGGATATCCGGTTAGGCGACTCTGGGAATGTGTTTTGGGGTGAATTCGTAGGAGGAGATGCCAGCGTATTCTAAGAAGCGAAAGGAGAGTAGGCCACCACGTGCCAGACTTCCCCGGCCTCGCCTTCTCTTAGCTCCATCTGGACGAAACCGGCGGTCGAACCGTCCGTGCGGCTGACCTCGACGTGCAGTCCGCGCCCTCCGTCGTAGGTGAAGTCCACGACTCCCACGCGCCCGGCCTCGACGCCAAGCTCCGGTACGTCCTGCGGAATGGGGAACGTGTCGAGTTCCTGGTATGTGTACGTCCTGGGCATGGCATCGATATTCTAGCGTCTATGTGCTGTTCTGTTGACAGAGGCTAGTCCACCACTGGTTGTGCGGTGGAAAGCCGGGGAGCATCGGTAGAGATAGCAGGGTCGAAGGCCCAGCCGGTGAGCACCGGCCCCACCTCGCCGTTGGGTCCCTGGAATCGGGGGATGACGACCTCCCACTCCCGCACTAAGCGTCTGGGCTCCTCGACGGTCTTACCGGGGCGCTCCTCGGGCGTGCCCTGCGTGAGCTGTTCGCGGATCAGGCGCTCCAGCAGATCGGCGTCGTCCTCCTCGAAGCCAAAAACGCTGTTCCATAGCCGGAACTTGTTCCGCCCGACGGGGTGGTCGGGAGAAAGCAGGTAGTCTTCCAGCTTCTGGCGCGGGATGAGGCCGGACGCGAACCACTCGACTGGCGGCGGCTCGGAAGGTGGACCCTGGGTGCTCATGAGCTGAAAATCCTACGTCATCCCGGAGAATGCTGCTCCGAGCTTCCGGCGAGGTCGGACTGGTCCGGGCGAGCCGCCGCCGACTTACGCTGCCCTCAGATCCGGCGTCACTCCTCCGAGTTCCACGAGCAGACGGCGGGATCTGCAATCCCGCCGCCGCTCGCGGCTCCTTTTCTCAATACTCGGACGGCAAGAGCAGGCAGGTGCTGGACCTGTCTGCTTCGGTGATGATCCAGGTCCGCTCTTCGCCGATGGGGTAACTCGATAGGATGCGGAAGCCGTGCTTTACGCTGCGCTCGTTCTCGCGGGCGTCCTCTGGCGGGATCTCTCCCCAATCTCCTGACTGGTGACGGCCGAGAAGCTCTACCGGCGAGACGCCGGAGGCCTCCAGGGCCTCCAGCGCGCCGGGCGTGGCTACGATGCGGCCGAGCGTAAAGCGGGCGGCCATTAGACGCCCTCCAGCTAGTAGCCGGTCCTACCGCCAAAGGTCAAGGGCGGCGCTCCGATGATGTGCGGGTGGTAGCTACCAACCTTCCGCTCCTTCGCCCACTGCCGGATAAGGTCGCCGGCGTCCTCTGGGTCGTCGGTCTCAGCGGTCGCCTGCTCGCAGACCGCTATCGCGTCCAGCTTCCGTGCGGGTACGCCCATGAAAGCCGTCCGCAGATGAAACTGCCTGATGCCGTAGTCCTCTTCGAGCAGTTCGAGAAAACGGTAGTCGCAGTACCGGCGGGCGCGCTCGGCCTTCTCACGGTAGATCACGGCCGCGTAGATGTGCTTGCACAGCAGCCCATCCTCGGAGCACCTCTGCTGATAGTCCGGGCAGGTGCAGGTCTCCTCGCGGAGATCCACCGTGTAGGCATCGGCGCTGCATCCGGGGACGAGGTAGGTCTGAGGGCCTACCTTCCTGATCTCTTCTCCGCGCTCGTTGTAGAGGCGCATAGCCCGCTCTGCGCGGGCCCTCTCGTGTACACTCACTTCGGCCATTGGGTCACTCCCCTGTGGTCCGGGCCTCGGGGTGTTGGAGCACCGCCGGGGCCGATTTTCTACTCCAGGTCCCCAACAGGAACCTTTGCCATGAAGGCTCGATTCCGGCGGCAAGGAGCGGAGTCAAGGGTGGGTCCCGAAAAGTTTTTGTGGAGCCCCGCGGAGCAAAACCCGGAGGGCGGTCAGGCGAAGCCTGGCCGAGTTTTCGGGTGCCCTTGACGGAGGGACGCCGCCGGTACGCTGACAGGCGGCAAAGGTTCGATACACGCCAGCGGAGAAAGCATCGAGGTTACCCCCAACGGATCCAGCCTCTACAAGCGGGGAGCGGGCGCAGCCCGCTGGCCGCGCCTCCACGTCTCTCCTACCGCCAAGAAACGCATAGGGGCTCTGGGCGACCTGGCGAAGCCTGGGCGCCCTGTGGCCCGTACCACAGGGTCGCTTGCTACTATTGCCTCGCGCTTACAGAAGTAGCGTTATTCGGAAGCTCACTCGTCCAGGGGGCTCTGGAGAACCCGTACCAGCTCTTGGGCTGCGTAGACTCGGTTCCGCCGGCGCCCAGTTATCTCTTCCAGCAGTCCTTCTGCCTCGAGGGACGACACCAGCCGGCGCGCCGCCTCGAAAGAAATACTCAAAGCGTTGGCTAGCTCCCGTATGTCCGTCACAGGACGAGCGAATAGATGGTCCAGGGCCGAAATCACGTTTGCTCCGCTGCCCGCCTTCTGGAAGCGCTCCCGGTAGGATTCGCGCAGATCGAAGAGCTTCCCAGCTCGCCGGGCCGCGTCGCGGGCCTCGGTGACCACGCCTCGTAGAAAGAAGAGCAGCCACTCCTCCCAGGCGCCTCTACGGCTGACGGCGAGCAGATGATCGTAGTACGACTCGCGGTGGCGCTCGAAGTAGGCGCTAAGGTACAAAAGCGGCTCGGGCAACAGGTCGCGCTCGATGAGCATGAGCGTTATCAGAAGCCGCCCTATACGGCCGTTGCCGTCGAGGAAGGGATGTACGGCCTCGAACTGATAGTGGACGAGGGCGATGTCCACGAGATGCGGCAGCCTGGTCTCCTCGTGAATGTACCGTTCAAGCTTCCCCAGAGAGGATGAGATCTCACCCGGGGGCGGGGGCACGTAGGTGGCCTCTCCCGCTTCCGCTCCCGGGGAACCTATCCAGTTCTGTACGCGGCGGAACTCTCCCGGAGCGCGCTGCGCCCCTCTTACGCCTTCCATCAGGATCTCGTGCATCTCCCTCAGAAGCCTCAAGGAGAGCGGCATATCCTGTAGCCGTCCCATACCATGCTCCAGCGCCCGCACGTAGTTCTGGACCTCCTGCACATCCCCCTCTGCTCCGGCGAGCCGAAGAGCGGAGGCTCGGCCTCAAAGGCGTAGAGGTCCACAAGCGAGGCCTGGGTACCCTCGATGCGGGAAGAGAGCACGGCCTCGCGCCTCAGAAAGGGCCGGGTCAGCAGATAGGGATTCGGCAGGGTGCGGCTCAGGCCGGCCAACTCGCCCAGAGCGCGGTCGGCCTCCGACAGAGCCCGGATTAGCCGGGGAGAGTACTCCAGATCCGGTGGAAGAGGATCCGGCACGAAGGCCCATGCCCGGTCTCCGATGGATACGAGCTGTCCAGATTTGTCTGGTGTGAAATCCTCCTGGTGCATTGCGAGGCTTATTCTACACAATTGCCCTTTTGTTGAATAACTCTGCTGCTATTCAACGCCGGTTGTGTGAGAGTCGAAGGCTCATTCACTCTTGCGGGAGGATTGCGCTCTGATTCATCAGCCTTCCAGGAGGACGAGGGTTTTCCTCGTCCTCCTGGCCTACATTCGTGTCTCCCCGTTCTCCCGGGTAGCGCCGCATCTAACCGCACTATTTTGGCGGCCAGCTTCTGCGTACAGACTTCGTGGAGCGGTGCGTGAGTAGGCCATTAGTCTCCGACGGGAACTCGCTCGGATGTTCCTTGAACACGAAGAAATCGTCCTGGCGATAGCTCTGTGCCAGCTCCTCGACCTGTTGCATGGCCTTCTCGTGGGCGAAGAACAGGTAGACCCGGTCTATATTCGGGTCAGCACAGTAGCTGTCGAGGATGGACTCGTAGGCGGAGAGCCTGCTCTTGCTGACGTGCGTAAGCTCGAGCCCGACCGCCGCGACAGCGCCACTGTCTCTGAAGAACAAAACACCCTCGGGAGTCGCCGGCCAGGCCTTATGAGCGCCCGGGCTGGAAGCGGGCAACTTGCGACCTAGCTTCTCTTCCCGCTCTGCCCTGACCTCCTCGCTCATAAGCTCGCGGCCGGTTATCCACTCCGCCCGGCCGCCAAGCGAGTCCATCATGTTCTGGTAGAGACCTACCATCTTCTTGTAATAGTCGAGCCCGTGCGCCAGGTCGATTACAGACACGTCAGGGAGGTTACTCATTCCCGCGGCTTCTTCTCCCTCGCGGGTTATCCGGTAGACGGTCTCCGAATCGCTCTGAAAGTATTGGACATTGGCGTCGATCATTCCTTCCCGACGCATAAGCTCGAGCTGGTCGCAAGCCCGATCCTCGGAGTCGAAGAACCGCTCTGCCGCCAGAGAAAAATTGCTCTGGGCGAACAGATTCTTCCAAATTGGATACCGATTCATTAGCTGCTTCACATCGGCCGCGATGAACCTCGCAAGGAACTGCAGCACCTCACGCTCGAGATCGCGGTTTCTCGGAATGCTCGTGGACACACGGGAGGACGTAGGCTTTCGGTTCCGTAGGTCCCGGCCCGGCTGACGCCGCTCTTCGTTGACTACCTCGAGCGGCTCTTCCTCGCCTCCTACTATCTCTATGCCTTCCGGTACGATCTCCGGCTCTTCTGAACCAGGAAACACTCTGCGATTTGAGGAGTTACCAGTCTCCGATGAGGAGGACAAACTCCTAGACTCAGTCTTCTCGGAGGCGCTAACGGGAGCCGGGACGATCGCCGCTACCCGGGCGGGGTCGAGATACACCGGAGCCCGATGACCATCGCGGGCGGTGTAGGTGCATTTCTGCAGCCCGCCGTCTTGAGAACCCCCTTCTAGCTCGATATCGGCATCTTCGGCCAGCAACTCTATCGGGGTTCTGCCGTCGTCGAAGTGGATGGTCACCTGATACATACCTGCCTCCTCTAGTACGCTGTTTTCTATACTCAGCTTCATTTACCTATCAGCCACCCGTGATCCAGTTCTTCACGGCGTCTTTCCGCCGCTGTTTCTTCTCCTCTTTTTCCCGTACCGCCTGACGATTGGCCGATGCTGCTTCGATGATCGCCTCTCTAAGCTTTCGTTCGCGGTCTCCCCGGGAGAGGTTGCTACCCCCAAGCTTTCTGGCGACCTCGTCTTGGACACGGCGCTGCTCCTCCTCTGTCAGGTAATCCAGGGCCTGCTCGTAGAGCTTCTTTTGCCTTGCCTCCTCCTCGCGCTTGCGCTGTTCTTCTCTCTCGCGGAGTTCCTTCTCCTCCTGCTCGCGGCGGCGTTGTTCCTCGGCGCGCCGTTTGCGCTTCTGCTGCTCTCTCCACTTGTTCATGGGCGGAAGCTCAGGACGGGCGGCACCGTGGAAGCGTAGGTTTAGGTGGTCCGCGCTCTGGCGCCTTTTCGCTCTATCATCGACAACCTTCTGGGCTTCGGCGAGCGCCCTCTTCCTTTTCTTCTCGGAGAAGAAGTACCAGACGACGCCGTCCACCTCGCCATCGCTGTCGAAGTAGTCCTCGAGCTGCTCTCCCAAATCCCAGTTGCGAGAGTCGTCAGGTATGTGGCTCCGGTGGCGGCCTGCGTACTTCTCGCACGCCTCGTAGTAGCGCTGGGACTCCTTACCACTAACCTCAAGTTCGACCGCCCAGCGCTCCCCGCCCGGTCCCAGGAGGAGGCCGTCCGGAACCCGCCCTATGCTCATCCCGGGTTTCAGGCGGCTGCGGATCATACGCTCTGTGATCCAGCCTTCGAGGTCATAGCCCGTGAGGCCGAGAGCGAGGTCAACGACCTGCAGGTCGTGCTCGTAGTCCCGCTTGTCCAGGCTCGCTGGAACCAGGTCAAGCCCGACCAGGGCAAGCCCCCGCTTCGTGGCCCGGTACACGCCGTGATCGCCGACCCAGGTGTACCGGTGCTCCAGGAACCCGGCCCCGCAGAGCTTGCGCAGCCTCCTGTAGACGGCCTGCTCCGACACTGTTCTCAGCCACCCGGTCTCATCAAGGTAGTCGAAGGCGAACAGCTTGAGCTGCGGCATAGTCACCCACCCGTTTACGCCGGCCATCCAGACGATATTCCGGTCTCTGGGCTGGATCCTGATCCCCTTCCGAATCCGGCTGACAGACGCAACAGAGGCTGCGGCTTCACGAGACGCCATGTATCCTCCCCTCAGACCACGCTCTGTCTATGCCCGACCAACGTGGGCGCTCTTCGCAGCGACTGGAAAAGTCCGCAGACCCACACCCAGAAACAGCAGGTAGGGCGAGTAAGCTGTGCAAGAAACCACCTCACCATAATTCCTTTACCTAGGAGGGATGCGAGATGTTCAGGTTGTTGAGAAGGCTGTAGTTTCGGGCTCAACAACTTCCTAAACACCGGGTCCAACGAGTTCAGGAAAGCTTCATCTGTTCGGGACGCATGGTTCATCGTCATCCAATCGTGTTCGTAGTTGCATATTGGACACTTCCACTAGCTCAGAAAGACGTCGACGCCCGTACTGTCGGCATTCCCCCGAGGATGGGATACTCATGGTTGGCCAACCAGCCTCTGCCGAGACTCCTCCAGACGGCGACGAAGCCTCGCTTTCCTTATGCCGCATCTTCAACCCTCCTCCAGTTCCAGCGCGGCTTGCGGGTCATTGGAGACGGCGCGCCACGCCTCGGCGAGCTTCCCGCCAAGCTCGTAGCGCGTAACCTCGGCATAGGTTTCGCCGTATATCTTGGCGGAGGTCGGGAGGCGCACGCGCAGCGTGGACCCGAGAAGC
Above is a genomic segment from Rubrobacter aplysinae containing:
- a CDS encoding AbrB/MazE/SpoVT family DNA-binding domain-containing protein, translating into MAEKRQLKRIGGSLMVSLPPEALAGARLSEGSEVRVRTEAGQVILEPVAPAPSDDLVAFAERFMDRYEAAFRELSDR
- a CDS encoding Fic/DOC family N-terminal domain-containing protein, producing MHQEDFTPDKSGQLVSIGDRAWAFVPDPLPPDLEYSPRLIRALSEADRALGELAGLSRTLPNPYLLTRPFLRREAVLSSRIEGTQASLVDLYAFEAEPPLFGSPEQRGMCRRSRTTCGRWSMVWDGYRICRSP
- a CDS encoding SWIM zinc finger family protein; the protein is MAEVSVHERARAERAMRLYNERGEEIRKVGPQTYLVPGCSADAYTVDLREETCTCPDYQQRCSEDGLLCKHIYAAVIYREKAERARRYCDYRFLELLEEDYGIRQFHLRTAFMGVPARKLDAIAVCEQATAETDDPEDAGDLIRQWAKERKVGSYHPHIIGAPPLTFGGRTGY
- a CDS encoding type II toxin-antitoxin system death-on-curing family toxin, encoding MEGVRPTVGEVLFLHSVVIGTHGGSEGVRDVGALEAAVHRPWGASFGREHFESAWSRAAALTESIIKRHPFVDGNKRTGVFAGVRLLDLAGYELVATDEELVRLAVGVAERKMDIEKISQWFADHTAANQ
- a CDS encoding DUF6883 domain-containing protein, giving the protein MSTQGPPSEPPPVEWFASGLIPRQKLEDYLLSPDHPVGRNKFRLWNSVFGFEEDDADLLERLIREQLTQGTPEERPGKTVEEPRRLVREWEVVIPRFQGPNGEVGPVLTGWAFDPAISTDAPRLSTAQPVVD
- a CDS encoding Fic family protein, whose translation is MQEVQNYVRALEHGMGRLQDMPLSLRLLREMHEILMEGVRGAQRAPGEFRRVQNWIGSPGAEAGEATYVPPPPGEISSSLGKLERYIHEETRLPHLVDIALVHYQFEAVHPFLDGNGRIGRLLITLMLIERDLLPEPLLYLSAYFERHRESYYDHLLAVSRRGAWEEWLLFFLRGVVTEARDAARRAGKLFDLRESYRERFQKAGSGANVISALDHLFARPVTDIRELANALSISFEAARRLVSSLEAEGLLEEITGRRRNRVYAAQELVRVLQSPLDE